In the genome of Chryseobacterium arthrosphaerae, one region contains:
- the pepE gene encoding dipeptidase PepE, whose protein sequence is MNIILASTSTLFGGEYLEYLREELIRLYAGIDEIVFIPFARPGGISHDDYTAKARSFFETINIKVKGLHEFENKKEALDQAKGYFTGGGNTFLLVKTLHEEGLMSVVKENVEKGKPYLGCSAGSNIGGQNMKTTNDMPIVYPPSFDCMGLVPFNLNPHYLDPNPDLKHNGETRETRIMEFLTQNDIKVVGLREGNWIRRIGDTITVEGSELTRIFEKDKEPYEIESGSPLS, encoded by the coding sequence ATGAACATTATACTGGCCTCTACATCTACACTTTTCGGTGGAGAATATTTAGAATACCTAAGAGAAGAACTTATCCGTTTATATGCAGGAATTGACGAAATCGTTTTTATTCCTTTTGCAAGACCCGGTGGGATTTCCCACGATGATTACACGGCGAAAGCACGTTCTTTTTTTGAAACCATCAATATCAAAGTGAAAGGACTTCATGAATTTGAAAATAAAAAAGAGGCTTTAGATCAGGCAAAAGGATATTTTACCGGTGGCGGAAATACATTTTTGCTGGTTAAAACATTACACGAAGAAGGGCTGATGTCTGTTGTAAAGGAAAACGTAGAAAAAGGGAAACCTTACCTGGGATGCAGTGCAGGAAGTAATATCGGAGGACAGAACATGAAAACCACGAATGATATGCCTATCGTTTATCCTCCAAGCTTCGACTGTATGGGATTGGTTCCGTTCAATCTCAATCCGCATTATCTGGATCCTAATCCGGATCTGAAACACAATGGAGAAACCAGAGAAACCCGTATCATGGAATTCCTTACCCAGAATGACATCAAGGTTGTAGGCCTTAGAGAAGGAAACTGGATCAGGAGAATAGGGGACACCATTACCGTGGAAGGAAGTGAACTGACCAGAATCTTTGAGAAAGATAAAGAACCTTACGAAATAGAAAGCGGAAGCCCACTATCATGA